The Parvibaculaceae bacterium PLY_AMNH_Bact1 genome window below encodes:
- a CDS encoding cold-shock protein (Derived by automated computational analysis using gene prediction method: Protein Homology.) produces MEEQFESTGESPETTVEIHGVVKWFDSVKGYGFLVPDDGAADVLVHSSCLRQFGRDTLEEGATITCEAVKRPKGMQASKILEIDDSTAVQTAPIRPSDKNPETAVVPVGDFEVAVVKWFNRARGYGFVTRGDGTPDIFVHMETLRRFGVRELVPGQEVSVRFGEGPKGLMVAEISANEASDEPSEDTH; encoded by the coding sequence ATGGAAGAACAATTCGAATCCACCGGTGAATCACCCGAAACGACTGTAGAGATACACGGCGTTGTTAAGTGGTTTGATTCGGTAAAGGGGTACGGTTTCTTGGTGCCAGATGATGGTGCTGCGGACGTTTTGGTGCACTCATCATGTTTGCGGCAGTTTGGCCGAGATACTCTGGAAGAGGGAGCCACGATTACCTGTGAGGCTGTTAAGCGGCCGAAGGGTATGCAGGCCTCCAAAATACTCGAAATAGACGATAGCACGGCGGTGCAGACAGCTCCGATTCGGCCGTCCGACAAAAACCCGGAAACGGCGGTTGTGCCGGTGGGCGATTTTGAGGTTGCTGTTGTCAAATGGTTCAACCGAGCGCGTGGTTACGGGTTTGTGACGCGCGGGGACGGAACGCCAGATATCTTCGTTCATATGGAGACGCTGCGCCGATTTGGCGTAAGGGAGCTGGTGCCGGGCCAGGAAGTGAGTGTGCGGTTCGGTGAGGGACCAAAGGGCCTCATGGTCGCTGAGATTTCGGCCAATGAGGCTTCCGACGAGCCGTCTGAGGATACTCACTAG
- a CDS encoding Na+/H+ antiporter subunit E (Derived by automated computational analysis using gene prediction method: Protein Homology.) encodes MIHAVTMGLGLFGLWLLLSGFLDNTLLLGLGVASCVASVYIAARMEVVDHESVPLQLKFGVFGYLFWLSAEIGKANWAVTKVILSPRMRLNQRIITVPASQTTDVGRVTFANSITLTPGTITVETENQSFLVHALTDEAADLEALADMGTRVSAVENRT; translated from the coding sequence ATGATTCACGCCGTCACTATGGGCCTTGGCCTTTTTGGACTCTGGCTTCTTCTATCAGGGTTTCTAGACAACACGCTTCTATTGGGGCTTGGAGTCGCCTCATGCGTCGCCAGTGTTTATATCGCGGCGCGGATGGAGGTCGTCGACCATGAATCGGTCCCGCTCCAACTGAAGTTTGGTGTATTTGGATACCTTTTTTGGCTTTCCGCAGAAATCGGCAAAGCAAACTGGGCGGTCACCAAGGTTATTCTTTCACCGCGCATGCGTCTCAATCAACGGATCATCACTGTACCAGCAAGCCAGACCACCGATGTTGGCCGCGTCACTTTCGCCAATTCCATCACGCTCACGCCAGGCACCATCACGGTTGAGACCGAGAACCAGTCATTCCTGGTCCATGCTTTGACCGATGAGGCCGCAGATTTAGAAGCGCTCGCCGACATGGGCACCCGAGTGTCCGCAGTGGAGAACCGCACCTGA
- a CDS encoding monovalent cation/H+ antiporter complex subunit F (Derived by automated computational analysis using gene prediction method: Protein Homology. GO_component: GO:0016020 - membrane [Evidence IEA]; GO_function: GO:0015075 - ion transmembrane transporter activity [Evidence IEA]; GO_process: GO:0034220 - ion transmembrane transport [Evidence IEA]), translated as MFTAATMAVSVTMALILIRAFLGPTVYDRVLAVNAFGTVTVLIIGLIGFLTERPEFLDIALLYALINFVGTIAILKFFRYRALGRTSDTNGQTNNGGAAE; from the coding sequence ATGTTTACCGCTGCAACCATGGCCGTGTCCGTAACCATGGCGCTCATTCTAATCCGGGCTTTCCTGGGACCAACAGTTTATGATCGCGTATTGGCTGTAAACGCCTTTGGGACCGTGACCGTCTTGATTATCGGGCTCATCGGTTTCCTGACCGAACGGCCAGAATTTCTCGACATTGCCCTCCTCTACGCACTGATCAATTTCGTCGGAACAATCGCGATCCTCAAGTTCTTCAGGTATCGGGCTCTCGGCCGAACCTCCGACACCAACGGTCAGACAAACAATGGGGGTGCAGCAGAGTGA
- the mnhG gene encoding monovalent cation/H(+) antiporter subunit G (Derived by automated computational analysis using gene prediction method: Protein Homology. GO_function: GO:0005451 - monovalent cation:proton antiporter activity [Evidence IEA]; GO_process: GO:0098662 - inorganic cation transmembrane transport [Evidence IEA]; GO_process: GO:1902600 - proton transmembrane transport [Evidence IEA]) — MIDLALDIASWISFALGGFFLIVGAIGMIRLPDFWSRLHGAGVIDTAGAELILLGMMFQAGLTQVTVKLILIGLFVFFTSPTGTHAVANAAYVAGIRPLSEVKNDDDKDSKGTKS; from the coding sequence GTGATCGACCTTGCTCTCGACATCGCCAGCTGGATCTCATTTGCCCTTGGCGGTTTCTTCCTCATTGTTGGCGCCATCGGAATGATCCGTCTGCCCGACTTTTGGTCACGGCTCCACGGCGCCGGTGTCATTGATACTGCTGGAGCAGAACTCATCCTGCTCGGCATGATGTTCCAAGCTGGCCTCACCCAAGTCACCGTCAAACTCATTTTGATCGGTCTGTTTGTCTTCTTTACAAGCCCGACAGGCACACATGCCGTCGCGAACGCGGCCTATGTTGCTGGGATCCGGCCTCTTAGTGAAGTCAAAAATGATGACGACAAAGACTCGAAAGGGACCAAGTCATAG
- a CDS encoding DUF4040 domain-containing protein (Derived by automated computational analysis using gene prediction method: Protein Homology.), whose translation MILFGFLIITSFAIMRLRNLFAVVMLSGVFSLLSAGLFVAMDAVDVAFTEAAVGAGISTVLMLGTLALTHQEEKPAQHSRALPLLVVFVTGAALLYGTADLPPFGSADTPVQQHVAPEYIERTPEEIDVPNIVTAVLASYRGYDTLGETVVIFTAGIAVIVLLHSSTRRRRREDGKEADT comes from the coding sequence ATTATCCTTTTCGGATTTCTGATCATCACCTCGTTCGCGATCATGAGGCTGCGGAACCTGTTTGCGGTCGTCATGTTGTCGGGCGTCTTTAGCCTACTGTCCGCCGGCCTGTTCGTCGCAATGGACGCCGTCGATGTTGCCTTTACAGAAGCAGCGGTAGGGGCAGGCATCTCGACAGTCCTGATGCTGGGAACATTGGCACTCACGCATCAGGAAGAAAAACCTGCACAACATTCAAGAGCCCTCCCGCTTCTCGTGGTGTTTGTTACAGGCGCTGCCCTTCTTTATGGCACCGCCGATCTTCCACCTTTCGGGTCTGCAGACACACCCGTCCAGCAACACGTTGCCCCTGAATATATTGAGCGCACACCGGAAGAGATTGATGTTCCAAACATCGTGACCGCTGTCCTCGCATCCTATCGAGGCTACGACACGCTCGGCGAAACAGTTGTCATCTTCACTGCCGGCATAGCTGTCATTGTCCTGCTACATAGCTCAACCCGCCGCCGGCGCCGCGAAGATGGTAAGGAGGCAGACACCTAA
- a CDS encoding Na(+)/H(+) antiporter subunit B (Derived by automated computational analysis using gene prediction method: Protein Homology.), with protein MDHHFILRVVSKMLIPPILLYALYVQFHGDFGPGGGFQAGVIFAVAFILYGLVYGLDHLRRVAPPSMVRAGIALGVLLYAGTGAFSLFKGKNYLDYAALADAEHAVGGQHLGILLVEAGVGLTVASVMIAVFIAFASRAPEIKDTDW; from the coding sequence ATGGACCATCATTTCATTCTACGCGTCGTCTCAAAGATGCTCATCCCACCTATTTTGCTCTACGCACTTTATGTGCAATTTCATGGAGACTTCGGGCCAGGTGGCGGTTTTCAGGCGGGTGTCATCTTTGCTGTTGCTTTCATCCTGTATGGCCTGGTCTATGGGCTCGATCATTTGCGTCGCGTGGCACCACCATCGATGGTGCGCGCAGGCATTGCCTTGGGCGTTCTGCTGTATGCCGGGACAGGTGCTTTCAGCCTCTTCAAAGGCAAAAACTATCTCGACTATGCAGCGCTGGCAGATGCCGAGCATGCAGTAGGCGGACAGCATTTGGGCATTCTGCTCGTCGAAGCTGGCGTGGGCCTGACCGTCGCCAGCGTTATGATCGCGGTATTCATAGCATTCGCGTCGCGTGCGCCGGAGATCAAGGACACTGACTGGTGA
- a CDS encoding cation:proton antiporter subunit C (Derived by automated computational analysis using gene prediction method: Protein Homology.) gives MIWDELTAEFFVGHYNYWMTIVLMMIGLYVVVSRGNLVKKIVGLNLFQTSVFMLYISMAKIFGGTAPILTDNPDEVYSNPLPHVLILTAIVVGVATTALGLALIIRIRESFDTIEEDEIFDIEQQMAKNATSTGGER, from the coding sequence GTGATTTGGGACGAACTAACAGCCGAATTTTTCGTCGGCCATTACAATTATTGGATGACCATCGTCTTGATGATGATCGGTCTCTATGTCGTCGTGAGCCGAGGCAACCTCGTTAAAAAGATCGTGGGACTGAACCTCTTTCAGACCTCAGTCTTCATGCTCTACATCTCCATGGCGAAGATATTTGGCGGCACTGCACCGATTCTCACCGACAATCCGGACGAAGTTTATTCTAACCCGCTTCCTCATGTTCTCATCCTGACGGCCATTGTCGTCGGCGTTGCGACTACCGCTCTGGGCCTCGCACTTATCATTCGCATCCGTGAGAGCTTTGACACAATCGAAGAAGACGAAATCTTCGACATTGAACAACAGATGGCGAAGAACGCCACATCGACCGGCGGAGAGCGCTAA
- a CDS encoding monovalent cation/H+ antiporter subunit D family protein (Derived by automated computational analysis using gene prediction method: Protein Homology.), with protein sequence MLSSLTPHLPALQVVIPLIAAPLCALFMNRHLAWTIAFVASVAAFLVSALLLASVLDGSVISYQLGGWAPPWGIEYRIDAANAFVLFIVSLIGALVLPYARQSIEREFDTSTHTYFYTCYLLCLTGLLGVAATGDAFNVFVFLEISSLSTYALVAFGAKRDRRALTAAYNYLIMGTIGATFFVIGLGFLYMVTGTLNMVDLAVRLAEVGDTRVTRVAFVFILVGMGLKLAMFPLHLWLPNAYNYAPPAVTAFLAATATKVALYVLLRFMFTIFQFDHPIQGLTFEYVVMPLAIVAMFAASIAAVFQEDVKRLLAYSSIAQVGYMLLGVALLTEAGLTAGIIHLFNHAVTKGALFLAVGCFVYQVGSSRLGDLKGIGKTMPWTTAALTAGGLSLIGVPLTVGFISKWYLIQASLETGSLLIAGLIVASSLIAVVYVWRIVEVAYLAPAPEGREAKEAPLSMILPTYALVAASLYFGINSELTSSAASQAANALFSVTDLAAPPMHLTPIDLPSEGASQ encoded by the coding sequence ATGTTGAGCAGTCTTACGCCTCACCTACCAGCACTGCAGGTAGTCATTCCACTTATCGCTGCACCGCTATGCGCTCTTTTCATGAACCGGCACTTGGCCTGGACAATCGCGTTCGTTGCGTCTGTTGCAGCGTTCCTGGTGTCCGCGTTGCTTTTAGCTTCTGTGCTGGATGGCTCAGTCATCTCGTACCAATTGGGCGGCTGGGCACCGCCTTGGGGGATTGAATATCGCATCGATGCAGCAAACGCCTTTGTGCTGTTTATCGTCTCTCTGATTGGTGCTCTTGTTTTACCCTATGCGCGCCAAAGCATTGAGCGCGAGTTCGATACCTCAACCCATACCTACTTCTACACCTGCTACCTACTGTGCCTCACCGGGTTGCTGGGTGTGGCGGCCACAGGCGATGCCTTCAACGTCTTCGTATTCCTGGAGATTTCGTCTCTCTCCACCTATGCGCTTGTAGCCTTTGGCGCGAAGCGCGACCGACGAGCCCTGACCGCTGCTTATAACTATCTGATCATGGGCACGATCGGAGCGACCTTCTTCGTGATCGGCCTGGGTTTCCTGTATATGGTCACGGGCACGCTCAACATGGTCGACCTCGCCGTCCGCCTGGCGGAGGTCGGAGACACGCGTGTGACGCGCGTTGCGTTCGTCTTCATTCTGGTGGGTATGGGGCTGAAGCTTGCCATGTTCCCTCTCCACCTCTGGCTGCCGAACGCTTATAATTACGCACCTCCAGCGGTAACCGCCTTCCTGGCGGCGACGGCCACAAAAGTGGCGCTTTATGTTCTGCTGCGTTTCATGTTCACCATCTTCCAGTTCGATCACCCCATTCAAGGGCTGACCTTCGAATATGTTGTGATGCCACTCGCCATTGTCGCCATGTTCGCCGCCTCAATTGCCGCTGTGTTCCAGGAAGATGTGAAACGCCTGCTCGCCTATTCAAGCATCGCCCAGGTTGGATACATGCTGCTTGGTGTCGCGCTCCTCACGGAAGCAGGTCTCACCGCTGGCATTATTCATCTCTTCAACCATGCGGTGACCAAGGGCGCGCTCTTTTTGGCAGTCGGGTGTTTTGTCTACCAGGTTGGATCAAGCCGTCTGGGCGATCTCAAAGGCATCGGCAAAACAATGCCATGGACGACTGCAGCCTTGACCGCTGGAGGTCTAAGCCTCATCGGCGTGCCGCTCACCGTCGGCTTTATATCCAAATGGTATCTGATCCAAGCCTCACTCGAGACGGGCTCCCTGCTCATTGCAGGTCTGATCGTTGCGTCCTCACTGATAGCCGTTGTCTATGTCTGGCGGATCGTTGAAGTCGCTTATCTGGCACCTGCGCCTGAAGGGCGCGAAGCCAAAGAAGCGCCGCTCTCCATGATCTTGCCCACTTACGCTTTGGTGGCCGCGAGCCTCTATTTCGGGATCAATAGCGAGCTAACAAGCAGCGCAGCGTCGCAAGCAGCGAACGCCCTCTTTTCCGTGACAGACCTTGCAGCTCCACCAATGCACCTAACCCCAATCGACCTGCCGAGCGAAGGAGCCAGCCAATGA